In the genome of Drosophila pseudoobscura strain MV-25-SWS-2005 chromosome 3, UCI_Dpse_MV25, whole genome shotgun sequence, one region contains:
- the LOC4805645 gene encoding uncharacterized protein has translation MSKFVMVALAFAAVCLILASAAPAPAAQLLDAQTAIQKIIAAYNRIPGRSVVHPAEVATVIDPNTFVAYY, from the exons ATGTCGAAATTTGTCATGGTTGCCCTGGCATTTGCCGCCGTCTGCCTGATCCTGGCCAGCGCCGCCCCCGCACCTGCCGCACAGCTGCTGGATGCACAGACAGCCATCCAGAAGATAATTG CTGCCTACAATCGCATTCCAGGACGCTCTGTCGTCCACCCTGCGGAGGTGGCCACCGTGATTGATCCAAACACATTTGTGGCCTACTACTGA
- the LOC4805646 gene encoding uncharacterized zinc finger protein CG2678, with protein sequence MEADIAPVIDANGTEEISPGVEVAPPVYQELQPHTDQQQDKSIEATDDSEVVEELMEYIGEGDASTHTMANAAETKEVAIITPDVAGAVQIGEAEFLDDEMPEVDVHKLIEEVDNANANASPAEQGIDGGAEKADAADIGAEEDNAAEKDDVAAADVGAEEDVAAVEETDVTAEENFESASASEEEAELITGDEPPKEQADGTDPVPAVRERKKEEEVDENQCRVCTSKEDLVSLFKKTVDATPADMLVDLCPNLSIAVKDFMPQFICTTCLNSLTIAIQLRKQLETTERDLRKRLSRSKNKVRRPRGYVVIDAPVSDSASDDDEDDDVEFKVSDVAGSTSAESDSPESDISEKRKRSMGRGRGRKKASKRGSEDNDDESVSASKKKAHGSPSMTGPFECNQCDLTFSRKQSYVLHRKSHDPRSVFTCEICEKTFKVQWAYKTHMERHAQERAHFRCELCTQVFKLRAELKRHMAVRHDEHGFIYECKRCQRTFLTQQRLQRHQSTSCLRHGEERSSHNNKRRSTEGQPQGRDLFKSVAPLTTTYWSDSFSD encoded by the exons ATGGAAGCAGACATTGCGCCTGTGATTGACGCTAATGGCACTGAAGAGATTAGCCCCGGTGTAGAGGTGGCCCCCCCGGTTTACCAGGAGCTGCAGCCACATACCGACCAACAGCAAGACAAGTCGATAGAAGCCACAGACGACTCAGAAGTAGTGGAAGAGCTCATGGAGTACATAGGAGAG GGTGACGCCTCCACTCATACAATGGCCAATGCAGCAGAGACGAAGGAAGTTGCAATAATAACACCAGACGTTGCTGGGGCCGTGCAAATAGGGGAAGCTGAATTTTTGGACGATGAGATGCCCGAAGTGGATGTGCATAAGCTGATTGAGGAGGTGGACAATGCTAATGCTAATGCATCACCCGCAGAGCAGGGCATCGATGGGGGCGCAGAAAAAGCCGATGCTGCTGACATCGGTGCGGAAGAAGATAATGCTGCAGAAAAAGACGAtgtagctgctgctgacgtCGGTGCTGAAGAAGATGTCGCTGCCGTTGAGGAGACGGATGTTACTGCTGAGGAAAATTTTGAGTCTGCATCGGCATCGGAAGAGGAAGCTGAACTAATCACCGGTGACGAGCCACCCAAAGAGCAGGCCGATGGCACTGACCCTGTTCCTGCCGTCAGGGAGCgcaagaaggaggaggaagtTGACGAGAATCAGTGCCGCGTCTGCACCAGCAAGGAAGATTTAGTCAGCCTCTTCAAAAAGACAGTCGACGCCACACCCGCCGACATGCTGGTGGACCTCTGTCCCAACTTGTCCATTGCCGTCAAGGACTTCATGCCGCAGTTCATTTGTACAACGTGCTTGAACAGTCTCACCATTGCCATACAGTTGCGGAAGCAGCTGGAAACCACAGAACGAGATCTACGCAAGCGCCTGTCCCGCAGCAAGAACAAGGTGCGTCGTCCTCGAGGGTATGTGGTCATTGATGCCCCCGTTTCCGACTCAGCCAGCGACGATGATGAGGACGACGATGTGGAGTTCAAGGTGTCGGACGTGGCAGGCTCCACTAGTGCGGAGAGCGACTCACCCGAGTCGGACATCAGCGAGAAACGCAAACGTTCGATGGGTCGCGGTCGTGGACGCAAGAAGGCCTCTAAGCGCGGCAGCGAGGACAACGATGACGAATCGGTCAGTGCCTCAAAGAAGAAGGCACATGGCTCCCCCTCGATGACCGGTCCCTTTGAGTGCAATCAATGCGACCTGACCTTCTCGCGCAAACAGTCTTACGTTCTACACCGCAAGTCCCACGACCCACGCAGTGTTTTCACCTGCGAGATTTGCGAAAAGACGTTCAAAGTGCAATGGGCCTACAAGACCCACATGGAACGTCACGCCCAGGAGCGTGCCCACTTCCGCTGTGAGCTCTGTACGCAGGTCTTCAAGCTGCGAGCCGAACTTAAGCGCCATATGGCCGTGCGACACGACGAGCATGGCTTCATCTACGAATGCAAGCGATGCCAGCGCACCTTCCTCACCCAGCAACGCTTGCAACGCCATCAGAGCACCAGCTGCCTCCGCCATGGCGAGGAgcgcagcagccacaacaacaagcGCAGGTCCACGGAGGGCCAGCCACAAGGCAGGGACCTCTTCAAGTCGGTGGCCCCCCTCACCACCACCTACTGGAGCGACAGCTTCTCGGACTAA
- the LOC4805647 gene encoding uncharacterized protein, with translation MNFTLILLIACATCILAAPAPAPVAEEQQQQGAEEGSVKAKRGLSLGLGYHAPLVTSSHYVAAPTIVHHAPLISHAPLISHAPLISHAPLIAHHPVSYHLPSYHSIHSLHSYHHF, from the exons ATGAATTTCACT TTAATTTTGCTGATTGCCTGTGCTACTTGCATCCTGGCCGCACCTGCACCCGCACCCGTGgccgaagagcagcagcagcaaggagcAGAGGAGGGCTCTGTGAAGGCCAAGCGTGGCCTGTCGCTCGGTCTGGGCTACCACGCCCCATTGGTGACATCCTCGCACTACGTTGCCGCACCGACTATAGTGCACCACGCACCATTAATTTCGCATGCACCGCTCATTTCGCATGCACCACTCATCTCGCATGCACCGCTCATCGCGCATCATCCGGTGTCGTATCACCTGCCCAGCTACCATTCCATCCACTCCCTCCACTCCTACCATCACTTCTAA